The genomic DNA AATTGCGAGAGGCGGAATTGCTCGCCGCCGTGCCCCTGGCCCTGCAGCGCGCGGACGTGGCCGAGCGGGGGCGCTCGGTGCTCTCGGTGATTGGCCCGCAGGAGCAGTGCAAGGGCTGCGGCGAGGAGGTGCTGCTGCAACACCTGCTGCGCACGCGCGGGCTCGACGAGCTCAACGGCATGGTCTGCCCGCTGTGCGCCCACACCCAGAAGAGCTACTGGCTCTACAGCCGCTCCGAGGGGCAGGAAGCGCTGCTGCCCCACGCGCTGCGGCTGGGCACGGTGGTGGAGCAGGGCGTGCGGCTGGCGGGCACGAGCGTGGGCTTCCAACTGCTGCCCGAGGAGCGGGAAGCCCTCACGGCCGCCCAGTTGCGCCAGCGCTTCGTGGACCTGTACCTGCAACCCTATGGCGTGGAGCTGGCGCCCGAGCACGTGCGGCTGGTGCAAGGAGGCCACACGCTCGACGCCGAGGCGCATGTGGGCCGGGGGAGCGTCACCGTGAAGATCGCGCCCGAGGCCGGACAGAGCGAGACACAGGTGCTGGAGCTCTTGCGCGCGCGCATCGAGCGGCGCTTCCGCCCCGACACGGCCCGGTAGGGACACACAGAAGGCTCCAAGCCGCCCATGGCGGGCTAGCATCACCCCTTGGCGGAATTCTGGAAGAAGCGCGGTATGGGCTCCAGTAGAACACCCCACGCCATTCCCCTTGGGATTCGGACAATGACCTCCAGGATGTTCCGAAACTTGATGCTGCTCGGGCTGTTCATGGGCCCAGGTGCCTGCACGTGCATGAAGAGCGACGAGGAACGCCTTCGCGAATACGAGCAGGAAATAGAGTCCTTGCCCGAGGAACTTAAGCCCATCGAGCTGACGCTCTACGGCCTGAATTACACCGACCTGTACATCGACAGTTTCTCGGTGTCGGGCATTGGAGGGGCCAACATTCCCGTCAGTTCACCTACCGCTGGAAGTAGTGGTGGTGTGTGTTGCATGCCTTGGTATCCAGGAGCGGCCCTGCCCATCCCCATCAAGGTCTCCTGGACTCGGGACAACAAGCGTCGGTGCGAAAAGGAAGTCATGATCACTGGCCCCGTACCTCCAAATCCAGAGAACTTCGCGGTGCACTTCTTCCCCGATGGGCACATCGAGATCGAACTCACAGAGGGCTATCCAGAACTCAAGCTGCGATTGGAGCGCTTCAGCGCCACACAGCGCAAGGAATCGGGCAATGTCGTCTTGGACGAGCAAGTCGCAAGGTGCAAGAATGTCAACCAACAGTGACCAGAAGACTCAAGTCCTTTCCAGTCTGAGCAAGTCCGTCACATTCTTGAACATGCGCACCGGGAAGACCACACGAGCACTTGGGGCCAACGGTAACAGTGCTCAGAAATCACAGCCTTCAACTGGAACGCACGTCTCCATCTTCTTCGATGGTACGGGAAATAATCTGGAAGCGGACCATGATACCGGAGAGCACAGCAACGTGGCTCGGCTCTTTCAGGCCCATCGTGAAGATCCGACGCAAGGCATATATCGCCATTACGTCCCAGGCATCGGGACATATTTCCGGGAGATAGGAGACCCCGGCGGCGAGCGCCTGGGCAACGGGGCGGGAGGCAAGGGGGAAGCCCGGCTCCAGTGGGCGATGGCGAAGCTGGAGAAACACCTCGCCCAGAGCGATGGCCGACAGACGCTCCATCTGGCGCTGTTCGGATTCTCGCGTGGGGCCACGCTCGCACGCGCGTTCGCTCTGCGCATTGCTCAGAAATGCCAGCGCCGTGGAGATGGCGTCTGGCGCCTCACGCTAGGTCAACGCACCTCCCCCATTCGTCTGTACTTCATGGGACTGTTCGACACAGTGGCCTCCGTGGGCACGCCCCTGAGCCTCAACAACACAGCGTCCGTGTTGATGAGCACGGTGAGCACACGGGCGGGAATGATGGACCGCAATGCCCGCGACCTCTCCAAACTCGCGTTCGGCACCGAGCCGGGTGCGGATCCCGCGCCTGGATTGTCCACCGGCCATTGGGCCTGGGCCAATGACCTCCACATTCCCGAGATGGTCGAGGATTGTCTTCACATCGTGGCGGCCCATGAACTTCGCAATTCGTTCCCAGTGGACAGTCTTCTCCAAGGTTCGGAGTACCCCGCCAATTGTCGTGAAATGCTCTATCCCGGAGCACACTCGGACGTGGGCGGTGGCTACCGTACAGGAGAAGGAGCCCGAAGCCGGACAAATGGCTCGCTCCTGAGCATGATTCCCTTGCGGGTCATGCGGGATCAGGCCATCCAGGCGGGTGTTCCCTTGGACAGCGCCCTCAACGGTCGAGACTTCGCCGAGGATGCCGCCAGCAAGGAGTCCTTCGAACTCCTTCACCAGCGATTCAGCGGCTACATGAATGCCGTGGGTTGGGGCGAGCAACCCCTGGGCACCGGAGTTCTGGCCCACATGAAGCGCTATTACCAGTGGCGATTCCACCGAATCGCCCGCGACAAGAAGGACCGGGAGGCTCGCCGGCCCACCAAGGACGAAGCACTCCTCCGGGAGTTCCAGGCCAAATGGAAAACCGAGAGCAAGGATTTGTCCAAGGAGACAGCGGTTTTCCAAAAGAAATATTTCGCACAGGCGCAGCGAACCAGTGAGTTGAAAAACTCATTTGGTGCCCAGCGTCGGCAGCAACTCGTGCAGAAAGAACAGTTCATGGCCAACGCCATGAAGAACGACTACCTGTCCCTCAAGGCACGTCTGGACACCCTGCCCAGCTGGGATGGATCGTTCCTGGAGTCCCTGAAAGTCTACGACGCACAACTCCTCGAGGATGTCCGCGCCATCCAGGCGCTCTCGAAGTTCCTGGGCCGGCAGAAACTCCGGCCCCACTATCAGCAGATGCTCCAAGCCTATGAGGACGAGCAACGCGGACAGGGCCTGAAGGATCAGACGATCATCCAGTTCTTCGACACCTA from Melittangium boletus DSM 14713 includes the following:
- a CDS encoding DUF3304 domain-containing protein, which translates into the protein MKSDEERLREYEQEIESLPEELKPIELTLYGLNYTDLYIDSFSVSGIGGANIPVSSPTAGSSGGVCCMPWYPGAALPIPIKVSWTRDNKRRCEKEVMITGPVPPNPENFAVHFFPDGHIEIELTEGYPELKLRLERFSATQRKESGNVVLDEQVARCKNVNQQ
- a CDS encoding T6SS phospholipase effector Tle1-like catalytic domain-containing protein, with protein sequence MSTNSDQKTQVLSSLSKSVTFLNMRTGKTTRALGANGNSAQKSQPSTGTHVSIFFDGTGNNLEADHDTGEHSNVARLFQAHREDPTQGIYRHYVPGIGTYFREIGDPGGERLGNGAGGKGEARLQWAMAKLEKHLAQSDGRQTLHLALFGFSRGATLARAFALRIAQKCQRRGDGVWRLTLGQRTSPIRLYFMGLFDTVASVGTPLSLNNTASVLMSTVSTRAGMMDRNARDLSKLAFGTEPGADPAPGLSTGHWAWANDLHIPEMVEDCLHIVAAHELRNSFPVDSLLQGSEYPANCREMLYPGAHSDVGGGYRTGEGARSRTNGSLLSMIPLRVMRDQAIQAGVPLDSALNGRDFAEDAASKESFELLHQRFSGYMNAVGWGEQPLGTGVLAHMKRYYQWRFHRIARDKKDREARRPTKDEALLREFQAKWKTESKDLSKETAVFQKKYFAQAQRTSELKNSFGAQRRQQLVQKEQFMANAMKNDYLSLKARLDTLPSWDGSFLESLKVYDAQLLEDVRAIQALSKFLGRQKLRPHYQQMLQAYEDEQRGQGLKDQTIIQFFDTYVHDSLAAFAQDSTLPSDPRVIYTGGNNKMKYAVNQPRSQAAPHAALG